The Accipiter gentilis chromosome 7, bAccGen1.1, whole genome shotgun sequence genome includes a region encoding these proteins:
- the KIAA1671 gene encoding uncharacterized protein KIAA1671 homolog isoform X4 has product MTYSLWAALIRRIDQLKQCFSRQPPGAKDTDTLVQEPDSQYGTWNEQRHSGDSFVPESPSSENDVISTRKQPPNSHPSSLSSQTEPASLVDHHDFSKDQRSTSLDRSSTDMDSTDGTDLPPPGDTYPDEKAADFSFIDQTTILDSSALKTRVQLSKKRRRRAPISHSLRRSRGLEFENRFSLMEEPDNTWMFKDSTEEKKTMQQEDSDEEDKIQHTARSSSVQAQRLPIFPGMDHSVLKAQLRKRQESESPGEINSAQLFKSPKPQLPLGTPGSRLLPSSVEKEDRSEEKSPQWLKELKSKKRQSHYENQV; this is encoded by the exons ATGACTTACTCCTTGTGGGCAGCACTAATTCGCCGGATA GATCAGCTGAAGCAGTGCTTCTCCAGACAGCCCCCGGGAGCAAAGGACACAGACACGCTTGTGCAGGAGCCCGACAGCCAGTATGGCACCTGGAATGAGCAGAGGCACAGTGGGGACAG cTTTGTGCCTGAATCTCCTTCCTCAGAAAATGATGTCATTTCGACGAGAAAGCAACCTCCAAATAGCCACCCATCTTCACTGTCCTCTCAAACAGAACCTGCCTCCCTGGTTGATCACCATGACTTCTCAAAAGACCAAAGGAGCACAAGTTTGGACCGTTCCAGCACTGACATGGACTCTACTGATGGGACTGACTTACCTCCTCCGGGAGACACCTACCCTGATGAAAAGGCCGCCGATTTCTCTTTCATTGAT caAACCACTATTCTGGACTCCAGTGCGCTGAAAACTCGTGTACAGCTCAGCAAAAAGAGACGCCGTCGGGCTCCTATTTCACACTCTCTTAGAAGAAGCAGAGGGCTGGAGTttgaaaatagattttctttgATGGAAGAACCAGATAATACCTGGATGTTTAAAGATTCCACAG aagagaagaaaactaTGCAACAGGAAGATTCCGACGAGGAAGACAAGATACAGCATACTGCGAGATCGTCTTCTGTACAAGCTCAGAGACTTCCCATATTTCCAGGAATGGACCACTCTGTTCTCAAG GCCCAACTGCGGAAAAGACAAGAGTCTGAGAGTCCTGGTGAAATAAATTCTGCTCAGCTGTTCAAATCCCCTAAACCGCAACTGCCGCTTGGAACTCCTGGTAGCAGACTGCTGCCCTCCAGTGTAGAGAAGGAGGACAG GTCAGAAGAAAAGTCTCCTCAGTGGCTGAAGGAGCTGAAATCAAAGAAGAGACAGAGCCATTATGAGAATCAGGTTTGA
- the KIAA1671 gene encoding uncharacterized protein KIAA1671 homolog isoform X2: MDYLGDKLTVAQTHMTQWMGTVRRSLQEALNLVTTAVAHERTSGEGGSRTPFKRTSSFRHFASRSRESFRRFSVRSQQRFSSLRKRQTSSEPPELDQLKQCFSRQPPGAKDTDTLVQEPDSQYGTWNEQRHSGDSFVPESPSSENDVISTRKQPPNSHPSSLSSQTEPASLVDHHDFSKDQRSTSLDRSSTDMDSTDGTDLPPPGDTYPDEKAADFSFIDQTTILDSSALKTRVQLSKKRRRRAPISHSLRRSRGLEFENRFSLMEEPDNTWMFKDSTEEKKTMQQEDSDEEDKIQHTARSSSVQAQRLPIFPGMDHSVLKAQLRKRQESESPGEINSAQLFKSPKPQLPLGTPGSRLLPSSVEKEDRSEEKSPQWLKELKSKKRQSHYENQV; encoded by the exons atGGATTACCTTGGAGACAAGCTGACAGTGGCACAAACTCACATGACCCAGTGGATGGGTACAGTGCGGAGATCCTTACAGGAAGCACTAAATTTAGTCACTACTGCGGTTGCTCATGAGCGGACTAGTGGGGAAGGTGGAAGCAGGACTCCCTTCAAGCGaacctcctccttcaggcacttTGCATCCCGGAGCAGAGAGTCCTTCCGAAGGTTTTCAGTGCGGAGTCAGCAGAGGTTTTCCTCTTTGAGGAAGAGGCAGACCAGTTCAGAGCCACCTGAGCTT GATCAGCTGAAGCAGTGCTTCTCCAGACAGCCCCCGGGAGCAAAGGACACAGACACGCTTGTGCAGGAGCCCGACAGCCAGTATGGCACCTGGAATGAGCAGAGGCACAGTGGGGACAG cTTTGTGCCTGAATCTCCTTCCTCAGAAAATGATGTCATTTCGACGAGAAAGCAACCTCCAAATAGCCACCCATCTTCACTGTCCTCTCAAACAGAACCTGCCTCCCTGGTTGATCACCATGACTTCTCAAAAGACCAAAGGAGCACAAGTTTGGACCGTTCCAGCACTGACATGGACTCTACTGATGGGACTGACTTACCTCCTCCGGGAGACACCTACCCTGATGAAAAGGCCGCCGATTTCTCTTTCATTGAT caAACCACTATTCTGGACTCCAGTGCGCTGAAAACTCGTGTACAGCTCAGCAAAAAGAGACGCCGTCGGGCTCCTATTTCACACTCTCTTAGAAGAAGCAGAGGGCTGGAGTttgaaaatagattttctttgATGGAAGAACCAGATAATACCTGGATGTTTAAAGATTCCACAG aagagaagaaaactaTGCAACAGGAAGATTCCGACGAGGAAGACAAGATACAGCATACTGCGAGATCGTCTTCTGTACAAGCTCAGAGACTTCCCATATTTCCAGGAATGGACCACTCTGTTCTCAAG GCCCAACTGCGGAAAAGACAAGAGTCTGAGAGTCCTGGTGAAATAAATTCTGCTCAGCTGTTCAAATCCCCTAAACCGCAACTGCCGCTTGGAACTCCTGGTAGCAGACTGCTGCCCTCCAGTGTAGAGAAGGAGGACAG GTCAGAAGAAAAGTCTCCTCAGTGGCTGAAGGAGCTGAAATCAAAGAAGAGACAGAGCCATTATGAGAATCAGGTTTGA
- the KIAA1671 gene encoding uncharacterized protein KIAA1671 homolog isoform X3, with protein MEYYYCPRLLKLLQYLWDQLKQCFSRQPPGAKDTDTLVQEPDSQYGTWNEQRHSGDSFVPESPSSENDVISTRKQPPNSHPSSLSSQTEPASLVDHHDFSKDQRSTSLDRSSTDMDSTDGTDLPPPGDTYPDEKAADFSFIDQTTILDSSALKTRVQLSKKRRRRAPISHSLRRSRGLEFENRFSLMEEPDNTWMFKDSTEEKKTMQQEDSDEEDKIQHTARSSSVQAQRLPIFPGMDHSVLKAQLRKRQESESPGEINSAQLFKSPKPQLPLGTPGSRLLPSSVEKEDRSEEKSPQWLKELKSKKRQSHYENQV; from the exons GATCAGCTGAAGCAGTGCTTCTCCAGACAGCCCCCGGGAGCAAAGGACACAGACACGCTTGTGCAGGAGCCCGACAGCCAGTATGGCACCTGGAATGAGCAGAGGCACAGTGGGGACAG cTTTGTGCCTGAATCTCCTTCCTCAGAAAATGATGTCATTTCGACGAGAAAGCAACCTCCAAATAGCCACCCATCTTCACTGTCCTCTCAAACAGAACCTGCCTCCCTGGTTGATCACCATGACTTCTCAAAAGACCAAAGGAGCACAAGTTTGGACCGTTCCAGCACTGACATGGACTCTACTGATGGGACTGACTTACCTCCTCCGGGAGACACCTACCCTGATGAAAAGGCCGCCGATTTCTCTTTCATTGAT caAACCACTATTCTGGACTCCAGTGCGCTGAAAACTCGTGTACAGCTCAGCAAAAAGAGACGCCGTCGGGCTCCTATTTCACACTCTCTTAGAAGAAGCAGAGGGCTGGAGTttgaaaatagattttctttgATGGAAGAACCAGATAATACCTGGATGTTTAAAGATTCCACAG aagagaagaaaactaTGCAACAGGAAGATTCCGACGAGGAAGACAAGATACAGCATACTGCGAGATCGTCTTCTGTACAAGCTCAGAGACTTCCCATATTTCCAGGAATGGACCACTCTGTTCTCAAG GCCCAACTGCGGAAAAGACAAGAGTCTGAGAGTCCTGGTGAAATAAATTCTGCTCAGCTGTTCAAATCCCCTAAACCGCAACTGCCGCTTGGAACTCCTGGTAGCAGACTGCTGCCCTCCAGTGTAGAGAAGGAGGACAG GTCAGAAGAAAAGTCTCCTCAGTGGCTGAAGGAGCTGAAATCAAAGAAGAGACAGAGCCATTATGAGAATCAGGTTTGA
- the LOC126040349 gene encoding beta-crystallin B3 isoform X2, whose protein sequence is MTEQQSPPEQMATGEGAGERGGNYKITIYELENFQGKKCELTEELPNITEKELEKVGSIQVESGPWLGFERQAFAGEQFVLEKGDYPRWDSWSNSHNSDSLMSIRPLQIDSPDHKIHLFENAGYTGRKMEIVDDDVPSLWAHGFQDRVASVRALNGTWVGYEYPGYRGRQHVFEKGEYRHWNEWDANQPLIQSVRRVRDQQWHQRGCFENS, encoded by the exons ATGACTGAGCAGCAAAGTCCCCCTGAGCAGATGGCGACTGGGGAGGGTGCTGGCGAGCGAGGTGGCAATTACAAG ATCACAATCTACGAGCTGGAGAACTTCCAGGGGAAGAAGTGTGAGCTGACGGAGGAGCTCCCTAACATCACTGAGAAAGAGCTGGAGAAGGTGGGCTCCATCCAGGTGGAGTCTGGCCC GTGGCTGGGCTTCGAGCGGCAAGCATTCGCCGGCGAGCAGTTTGTGCTGGAGAAGGGCGACTACCCACGCTGGGACTCCTGGTCCAACAGCCACAACAGCGACAGCCTGATGTCCATCCGTCCCCTCCAGATC GACAGCCCTGACCACAAGATCCATCTCTTTGAGAACGCGGGCTACACTGGGCGAAAGATGGAGATCGTGGATGATGACGTCCCCAGCCTCTGGGCCCATGGCTTCCAGGACCGCGTGGCCAGCGTCAGGGCCCTGAATGGAAC GTGGGTGGGCTACGAGTACCCGGGGTACCGGGGCCGCCAGCACGTCTTCGAGAAAGGCGAGTACCGCCACTGGAACGAGTGGGACGCCAACCAGCCCCTCATCCAGTCCGTGCGCCGTGTGCGGGACCAGCAGTGGCACCAGCGGGGCTGCTTCGAGAACAGCTGA